The Macrococcoides canis genome has a window encoding:
- a CDS encoding PD-(D/E)XK nuclease family protein, whose translation MTSIERYLEMINNIPAIDEKVHSESIAKIFGIESKENVISNWLAFLLDPNRIKSDVPLKVFLSTFLNDKFIEDLDYTDVIVTREYVLDNMRRVDIVIQINEVIIGIENKIFAALHNDQLNDYHYNLSNIQFMLDHSKSQQVITLLLAPSWSKELSGMKDLKDISDLIDEEKHQTEITYELLAEVFSEIPQKNMEYRHYFILNEFVKYINDYIKEEAMELEVEWANFNSKYSNDLSDIYHKGNEQLVVLSDKIEKFLNEMGIELFGSEILNNKPQYIINKKVTPKMFYFQLFNDQMAKYDIHYEIGSENYESKGFILPTNLKLTIDFENRTVRNQLIAHRNFELNRSLEFQTTINVFDIDYSSEKTIDITFGEIRKKLSEWHRKNYELMLLDLQKC comes from the coding sequence ATGACATCAATTGAGCGCTATTTAGAAATGATAAATAATATCCCAGCGATAGATGAAAAAGTTCATTCTGAATCAATTGCAAAGATATTTGGTATTGAATCTAAAGAGAATGTAATCAGTAACTGGTTAGCTTTTTTATTAGATCCTAACCGAATAAAATCTGATGTGCCGTTGAAAGTTTTTTTAAGCACTTTTTTAAATGATAAATTCATAGAGGATTTAGACTATACAGATGTCATTGTGACAAGAGAATATGTTCTGGACAATATGCGACGTGTAGATATTGTAATACAAATTAATGAAGTGATTATTGGTATAGAAAATAAAATATTTGCCGCCTTACACAATGATCAACTTAACGATTATCATTATAACTTGTCTAATATTCAATTTATGTTGGACCACAGTAAGTCGCAACAAGTAATTACATTGCTGCTGGCACCGTCATGGAGTAAGGAATTAAGCGGTATGAAAGATTTAAAAGACATAAGTGATTTAATAGATGAAGAGAAGCATCAAACAGAAATTACTTATGAATTACTTGCTGAAGTATTTTCAGAAATTCCGCAAAAGAATATGGAGTATAGACATTATTTTATTTTAAATGAATTTGTTAAGTACATTAATGATTATATTAAGGAGGAAGCTATGGAATTAGAAGTTGAGTGGGCTAACTTTAATAGTAAGTATTCAAATGATTTGAGTGATATTTATCATAAAGGGAATGAACAATTAGTGGTTTTGTCTGATAAAATTGAAAAATTTCTAAATGAAATGGGAATCGAATTATTCGGTTCAGAAATACTAAATAATAAACCGCAATATATTATTAATAAAAAAGTAACACCTAAGATGTTCTATTTCCAATTATTTAACGACCAAATGGCAAAATACGATATTCACTATGAGATAGGATCTGAAAATTATGAGTCAAAAGGTTTTATTTTGCCTACAAACCTTAAACTCACGATTGATTTTGAAAACAGAACAGTAAGAAATCAATTAATTGCACATCGAAATTTTGAATTGAATCGATCATTAGAGTTCCAGACAACTATAAATGTGTTTGACATAGATTACTCAAGTGAAAAGACTATCGATATCACTTTCGGTGAAATTAGAAAAAAATTATCAGAATGGCATAGAAAAAATTATGAATTGATGTTATTAGATCTTCAAAAATGTTAA
- a CDS encoding VOC family protein, translated as MEFYQMPLFNKILVRDIEKAEKWYKHTLGFRSVFKFRNEDNEVIMNHLRKEKYQDIMLIQCDDFTSGNGCYINILVDDIETIASSISEKYILQPLDQMPWNAMEITIVDPDGYQITLTKSNIRNEDFEKLMNSVSKKY; from the coding sequence ATGGAATTCTATCAAATGCCGTTGTTTAATAAAATATTGGTGAGAGATATTGAAAAAGCTGAGAAATGGTATAAACATACTTTAGGATTTAGAAGTGTGTTTAAGTTTCGAAATGAAGATAATGAAGTAATAATGAATCATTTAAGAAAAGAAAAATATCAGGACATCATGCTGATTCAGTGTGATGACTTTACTAGTGGAAATGGTTGTTACATTAATATTCTAGTTGATGATATCGAAACAATTGCTAGTTCGATATCTGAGAAATATATATTACAACCTTTAGACCAAATGCCCTGGAATGCAATGGAGATAACAATTGTTGATCCTGATGGTTATCAAATAACATTAACGAAATCGAATATACGTAATGAGGATTTTGAGAAATTAATGAATAGTGTCTCAAAAAAATATTAA
- a CDS encoding helix-turn-helix domain-containing protein — protein MDVGNQIRYYRKDNDLSQAELAEKIFVSSQTISNWENERSYPDLHNLIELATLFNVSLDQLVKGDVKLMRNAVDHSNMDKYSKMMLIFLLLAIISFGAAMKFSDGWFGMLVPLILWMIGMYYAVKVDQIKKKHDVKTYKEIIDYMENGIKTDKTPRNKKKFILEEVFTVLGFSLIAVILVLFSMFIFGAL, from the coding sequence ATGGATGTAGGCAATCAAATTAGATATTACAGAAAAGATAATGATTTATCTCAAGCAGAATTAGCAGAAAAGATATTTGTTTCAAGTCAGACCATATCGAATTGGGAGAATGAAAGAAGTTACCCGGATTTACATAATTTGATTGAGCTTGCTACTTTGTTTAACGTTTCTTTAGACCAACTTGTTAAAGGAGATGTTAAGTTGATGAGAAATGCAGTGGATCACAGTAATATGGATAAGTATAGTAAGATGATGTTGATATTTTTGTTGCTGGCTATTATTTCTTTTGGTGCAGCTATGAAGTTTAGTGATGGATGGTTTGGAATGTTAGTGCCTCTTATTCTATGGATGATTGGTATGTACTATGCAGTTAAAGTAGATCAAATTAAGAAAAAACATGACGTAAAAACGTATAAAGAAATAATTGATTATATGGAAAATGGCATAAAAACTGATAAAACTCCAAGAAATAAAAAGAAGTTTATCTTGGAAGAAGTATTTACAGTTTTAGGTTTTTCCTTAATTGCTGTAATCTTAGTACTTTTTAGTATGTTCATATTTGGAGCACTATAA
- a CDS encoding BlaI/MecI/CopY family transcriptional regulator, giving the protein MNKIKELPSSEFIIMQVIWKSNEALSAKQIIDLVLNDNEWSPKTIRTLIGRLVDKDFLSKKRKQNVYMYAPIIDEDIYKKHSTKSFLNKLYDGTLSSLVMNFGTPEELTEEEIKDLKKLLDKIEK; this is encoded by the coding sequence ATGAATAAAATAAAAGAATTACCTTCTAGTGAATTCATAATAATGCAAGTTATTTGGAAAAGTAATGAGGCATTGAGTGCTAAACAAATTATTGATCTGGTACTTAATGATAATGAATGGAGTCCCAAAACAATTCGAACTTTAATCGGAAGACTTGTTGATAAAGATTTTCTATCAAAAAAAAGAAAACAAAATGTCTACATGTATGCACCGATTATAGATGAAGATATTTATAAAAAACATTCTACAAAATCCTTCTTAAATAAACTTTACGATGGCACCCTTAGTAGTCTTGTAATGAACTTTGGTACACCTGAAGAATTGACCGAAGAAGAAATAAAGGATTTGAAAAAATTACTTGATAAAATAGAAAAATAA
- a CDS encoding M56 family metallopeptidase, whose amino-acid sequence MNFIIVSIIISGLSYTLAKIYKLLLYKYKRVDYKIFPWVIVLLSTFIPLIQFNFSPFKNAELLIEPIGKNLNPLPVPIRKIDTKDLAVSISNINYNFQELVNSFWFIGIFIYFLYYLMLISKLIKIVNSSKLSLNYSCKYDYNIYISQETTTPFTCWIGKHAIFIPAKLHKKLDSREIDAIIKHEITHIRRKDIFKNYLFIINKIVFWFNPFAHFISKNVVNDLETACDMEVIKSSSKAERKIYGMTLLKISLINSKKEHFILNFGSPTKFLKKRIAFISRNDYISVSNKVRILFISSTLLILITIKPLMAYENISNSSYSDVNLKSLNYKNVNLQKYFSGYEGSIVVYNIKRDKFYIYNQNIALERTSPDSTYKLISSIFHLNNKTISVNQNKLLWNGKKTPFKVWNRNQNLDTALRYSVNWYFETLDNYTDKKDLSHYLSELNYGNSNIESSLNRPYWLESNLKISPLEQTMILKRFYINDSLFKTKYTDLVKNSLYTSKNNYKMWGKTGTAIINKHEIKGWYVGGFEQDQEPYVFATLIKKNDEANGEKAKKISEKIIKTNHFY is encoded by the coding sequence ATGAACTTTATAATTGTTAGTATAATAATAAGTGGGCTATCTTATACTCTCGCTAAAATATATAAATTATTACTGTATAAATATAAAAGAGTAGATTATAAAATATTTCCTTGGGTTATTGTACTGTTAAGTACATTTATACCTTTAATACAATTTAATTTTTCGCCCTTTAAAAATGCAGAATTACTTATTGAACCGATCGGTAAAAATTTAAATCCACTTCCAGTTCCTATCAGGAAAATAGATACGAAAGATTTAGCGGTTTCAATATCCAACATAAATTATAATTTTCAAGAGTTAGTTAATTCCTTTTGGTTTATTGGTATTTTTATATATTTTCTTTATTATTTAATGTTGATATCAAAGCTTATAAAAATAGTTAACAGTTCTAAGCTATCATTAAATTATTCTTGCAAATATGATTACAATATATACATTTCTCAAGAAACAACCACACCTTTTACATGCTGGATTGGTAAGCATGCAATATTTATACCTGCAAAATTACATAAGAAATTAGACAGCAGGGAAATAGATGCAATTATTAAACATGAAATTACTCATATACGAAGAAAAGATATTTTTAAAAATTATCTTTTTATTATCAATAAAATTGTTTTTTGGTTTAATCCTTTTGCTCATTTCATATCGAAAAATGTAGTAAATGATTTAGAAACAGCTTGTGACATGGAAGTGATTAAAAGTTCATCAAAAGCTGAAAGAAAAATCTATGGCATGACATTATTGAAAATCAGTCTTATAAACAGTAAAAAAGAACACTTTATATTGAACTTTGGTTCACCCACTAAATTTTTAAAAAAACGAATAGCTTTTATAAGTAGAAATGATTATATATCCGTTTCTAATAAAGTACGAATTCTTTTTATAAGTTCTACATTGCTAATACTCATAACAATAAAGCCTTTGATGGCATATGAGAATATATCAAATTCTAGTTACTCTGATGTCAATCTAAAATCATTAAATTATAAGAATGTTAACTTACAAAAATATTTTTCTGGATATGAAGGAAGTATTGTTGTATACAACATTAAACGTGATAAATTTTATATCTATAACCAAAATATAGCGTTAGAAAGAACATCTCCTGATTCAACTTATAAACTGATTAGCAGTATTTTTCACCTTAACAATAAAACAATATCCGTAAATCAAAATAAATTACTTTGGAACGGAAAGAAAACACCTTTTAAGGTATGGAATAGAAATCAAAACCTCGATACAGCATTAAGATATTCGGTAAATTGGTACTTCGAAACATTAGATAATTATACTGATAAGAAAGATTTATCACATTATTTATCTGAATTAAATTATGGGAATAGCAATATTGAATCTTCTTTAAATAGGCCGTACTGGTTAGAATCTAACTTGAAAATTTCTCCATTAGAACAAACTATGATATTGAAGCGATTCTATATCAACGATTCATTATTTAAAACAAAATATACTGATTTAGTAAAAAATTCTCTATATACTTCTAAAAATAACTATAAGATGTGGGGAAAAACTGGTACTGCTATTATTAATAAACATGAGATAAAAGGCTGGTATGTAGGTGGTTTTGAACAAGATCAGGAACCATATGTATTTGCAACATTAATCAAAAAAAATGACGAGGCAAATGGAGAAAAAGCTAAAAAGATTTCTGAAAAAATTATCAAAACAAATCACTTTTATTAA